The following nucleotide sequence is from Candidatus Methanoperedens sp..
ATCCAATTCCCGGCAAAGGATATTATGGTAGCGCACAGGAGCGATGGAAGCGGCACAACCTTCGTATTCACGGATTATCTTTCAGCCGTCAGCCCTGACTGGAAATCACAGGTTGGAAAAGGTACGTCAGTCAACTGGCCTGTCGGTCTTGGCGGGAAAGGCAATGAGGGCGTTGCAGGTACCTTAAGCCAGAACCCCTATGCTATAGGCTATGTCGAACTTATCTACGCCAAGCTTCAGGGCAACATCTCCTATGCGTATATCAAGAACAAGGCAGGGAATTTCATCGAACCCACACTTGAGACGACTGCAAACGCCGTTGCAGGAGCTGCGCAAACATTACCCGCAGGCGATGCAAGTTGGTCAGCCGTAAGTATTGTGAATGCTCCGGGGGACAATTCCTACCCCATAAGCAGCTTTACATATCTTCTTGTCTACAAAGACCAGATAGACATGACAAAGGGTAAAGCTCTGGCTGGATTCCTCTGGTGGGCAGTTCACGACGGACAGAGCTATTCCTCCGATCTCCAGTATGTGCCGCTGCCGAATGCAGTCGTAAGCCTGGATGAAAAAACCATAAAACTTATGAACTACAACGGACAACCGCTAATCTAGATGGATCGGTCGAATTTGCCTTCTTTCCGTGTCAGCCGGAGTAAACTCTCCGGCGATTTTATTTTTGAAGCTGTCGTTGGCTTATTCGCCCTGAGTATAATAGTTCTTGCATTTTTATTGTTCAGGGAACTTTTTCTCGGTTCGGGACTTTCAAGGAATGCGTTTGGGTTTGGTTTTTTGACGGGTTCTACATGGGATCCTGTGAATGAGGTATTCGGCGCCCTTCCTTTTATCTTCGGGACTCTTGTTTCATCATTCCTCGCCCTGACCATAGCCGTCCCCTTCAGCCTTGGGATAGCGATATTTCTCTCAGAACTCGCCCCGGAAAAGCTGAGGACACCGCTCTCTTTCGTCATAGAATTGCTCGCCGCCGTCCCGAGTGTTATTATTGG
It contains:
- the pstS gene encoding phosphate ABC transporter substrate-binding protein PstS → MNRLKTILILMLAGVLVAGCVSQQPAGTVQPTTTVQPTGAPATITLNGAGATFPYPLLSKWSSEYNKINPNIQINYQSVGSGAGIQQITAKTVDFGASDAPLSEQVYKNLTGILQIPETIGAVVVAYNLPGIQKGMNLSGDVIADIFLGKITKWNDPRIVSLNPGIQFPAKDIMVAHRSDGSGTTFVFTDYLSAVSPDWKSQVGKGTSVNWPVGLGGKGNEGVAGTLSQNPYAIGYVELIYAKLQGNISYAYIKNKAGNFIEPTLETTANAVAGAAQTLPAGDASWSAVSIVNAPGDNSYPISSFTYLLVYKDQIDMTKGKALAGFLWWAVHDGQSYSSDLQYVPLPNAVVSLDEKTIKLMNYNGQPLI